Proteins from a genomic interval of Youhaiella tibetensis:
- a CDS encoding autotransporter outer membrane beta-barrel domain-containing protein — protein sequence MDDAFVQGTVAGIDNAGHIGEILNDPDGTIQGDDYGIRNSGTLDLITNSGTIRSDGVAIRNEIGGAITQITNTGTIAGDITNASTVSLTLSGGADAAHMGILTGSDGTTGAAHRGSITSTAANLIFKEGYLLLNSNIDVGAYAVTNTGAVLQVDNAIAITGDYVQTGGRLVATASNGTIDYGYLSVSGDATISNSTVTVSGPNLALDQRFVLVDAGGTGSYSNNTATVAVTNGLAARLEQDGEDLVVVLTRDDANTYTAKGRAAGGNGEIIGVALDAIFDGPSRASFQSVFNAIDTQPGDEQGDAIRQLAPSNLIGASHQAANALADTLRNRQLASFSYSGSAPGALALPYAPTDVIDDPFAQLLTPPRDAWSLWGQVLGGASRRSADGGGDETSAYNVGLVAGIDRQFSDRFSGGAALGWVQTGMTGSGNTSGSTSNSQTYQGSVYGTFRQSGFVLEGQLGLGGTHTEQKRPIRFLGATAESSFVGQHYAADARIGYDLPLGGVTLTPRLGLRVIHARSNGYEETGAGAANLTIEPASATSIAQDLGASLSWGTNTALGDLATEIGLAWLHDYAGNSATTTATLGGQRLAVTHSGGGADGIQLGLAASLHSANGLSMRMDYTGEWRPGYQGQNGQIRISKGF from the coding sequence ATGGATGATGCCTTCGTGCAGGGGACCGTCGCTGGCATCGACAATGCCGGGCACATTGGCGAGATACTCAATGATCCGGACGGCACGATCCAGGGTGACGATTACGGCATCCGCAATTCCGGCACGCTCGATCTCATCACCAATTCCGGCACCATCCGGAGCGATGGCGTAGCGATCCGCAACGAGATTGGTGGTGCGATTACCCAGATCACCAATACCGGTACCATCGCCGGAGACATAACCAACGCCTCGACCGTAAGTCTGACGCTGAGCGGTGGTGCGGATGCGGCGCACATGGGCATCTTGACGGGTTCGGACGGCACCACCGGCGCAGCGCACCGGGGTTCAATCACCAGCACCGCGGCCAACCTCATCTTCAAAGAAGGCTATCTGCTGCTCAACAGCAATATCGACGTCGGCGCCTATGCGGTCACTAATACAGGCGCCGTCCTGCAAGTGGACAACGCTATCGCCATTACCGGTGACTATGTCCAAACCGGTGGACGGCTGGTCGCGACCGCGAGTAATGGCACCATCGATTATGGCTATCTTTCGGTGTCCGGCGACGCCACCATCTCAAACAGCACCGTTACGGTCTCGGGCCCGAACCTGGCTCTCGACCAGCGCTTTGTGCTTGTCGATGCCGGCGGCACCGGCAGCTACAGCAACAACACCGCCACTGTGGCGGTCACCAACGGTCTTGCCGCCCGCCTGGAACAGGACGGCGAAGATCTAGTCGTTGTGCTGACGCGAGACGATGCCAATACATATACTGCCAAGGGCCGCGCTGCGGGCGGGAATGGCGAGATCATCGGTGTCGCACTGGACGCCATTTTCGATGGCCCCAGCCGCGCCAGCTTCCAGTCCGTTTTTAACGCGATCGACACCCAACCGGGCGACGAACAGGGAGACGCTATCAGGCAGTTGGCTCCGAGCAACCTGATCGGCGCCTCTCACCAGGCGGCCAACGCTCTTGCCGACACTCTTCGCAATCGGCAACTGGCCAGCTTTTCATACTCCGGCAGCGCGCCGGGTGCGCTCGCGCTGCCCTATGCGCCGACCGACGTCATCGACGACCCATTCGCCCAGCTGCTCACGCCGCCGCGCGATGCATGGTCACTCTGGGGCCAAGTCCTGGGTGGTGCGTCGCGGCGCAGCGCTGACGGCGGGGGCGATGAGACGTCAGCCTACAATGTCGGTCTGGTTGCCGGGATCGATCGCCAGTTCTCCGACCGTTTCAGCGGCGGCGCAGCCCTGGGTTGGGTGCAGACCGGCATGACAGGCAGCGGCAATACGAGCGGATCGACCAGCAATTCCCAGACCTATCAGGGCAGCGTCTACGGCACCTTTCGCCAGAGCGGCTTCGTCCTCGAAGGCCAGCTGGGCCTGGGCGGGACCCACACCGAGCAGAAGCGCCCCATCCGTTTCCTGGGCGCCACGGCCGAGTCGAGCTTCGTCGGCCAGCATTACGCTGCCGATGCCCGGATTGGCTATGACCTCCCCCTGGGCGGAGTGACGCTAACGCCTCGCCTGGGCCTGCGCGTCATCCACGCCCGTAGCAACGGCTATGAGGAAACCGGCGCAGGCGCGGCGAACCTGACGATTGAGCCAGCCAGTGCCACCAGCATTGCGCAGGATCTGGGCGCCAGCCTCTCGTGGGGCACGAACACCGCCTTGGGCGACCTAGCCACCGAGATCGGCCTGGCCTGGCTACACGACTATGCCGGCAACAGCGCAACCACTACCGCCACTCTAGGCGGACAGCGACTGGCCGTCACACATTCGGGCGGTGGTGCGGACGGTATCCAACTGGGTCTCGCCGCCTCCCTCCATTCCGCCAACGGCCTTTCGATGCGCATGGACTACACAGGGGAATGGCGCCCCGGCTATCAGGGCCAGAATGGGCAGATCAGGATTTCCAAGGGCTTCTAG
- a CDS encoding EamA family transporter has product MPIPRTGQSKTVKTLGALDILVNNCLSPSVDGIRHLIGWLVSLACTGLVRAGHARARELALVLGLAHAQGSVAAAFMGAMAASALALSYLLLGEPFRWVHLLGFGIVFASVLLISQEHASE; this is encoded by the coding sequence ATGCCGATACCACGCACAGGGCAATCGAAGACCGTCAAGACGTTGGGCGCTCTTGACATCCTGGTCAACAATTGCCTTTCGCCCTCAGTGGACGGCATTCGACATCTCATCGGTTGGCTGGTCAGCCTGGCTTGCACTGGCCTGGTACGGGCTGGGCACGCTCGCGCTCGGGAGCTGGCTCTGGTACTCGGGCTGGCACACGCGCAAGGATCAGTGGCCGCGGCCTTCATGGGCGCTATGGCGGCGTCGGCCCTTGCCTTGTCCTATCTGCTTCTGGGCGAGCCATTCCGATGGGTTCATTTGCTTGGCTTCGGGATCGTGTTCGCGAGTGTCCTCCTGATCAGCCAGGAGCATGCGTCGGAGTAA
- a CDS encoding DUF305 domain-containing protein, translating into MSYLRSAAMIATSTVVMFGLMYLNTFAIDHVFWSQTRAWMALLMGATMAVIMLLFMLKMYENRTANMAILAGAVVLFAGSLWLVRSQATVSDADYMKAMIPHHSIAIMTSARAHIKDPRVRDLADGIIKAQVREIDEMKALISDLEANPPSSSSPDLPPGVATQ; encoded by the coding sequence ATGAGCTATCTACGATCTGCCGCCATGATTGCCACGTCCACCGTGGTGATGTTCGGCCTGATGTACCTGAACACCTTTGCGATCGATCATGTGTTCTGGAGCCAGACAAGAGCGTGGATGGCGCTGCTGATGGGCGCGACCATGGCGGTCATCATGCTGCTGTTCATGCTCAAGATGTACGAGAACCGGACTGCCAATATGGCGATACTCGCTGGAGCGGTGGTCTTGTTCGCCGGTTCGCTATGGCTGGTTCGCAGCCAGGCCACGGTCAGCGACGCCGACTATATGAAGGCAATGATCCCGCATCACTCGATCGCCATCATGACCAGTGCACGTGCGCACATAAAGGACCCGCGGGTTCGTGACCTGGCCGACGGGATCATAAAGGCGCAGGTCCGCGAGATCGATGAAATGAAGGCACTCATCTCCGATCTCGAGGCAAACCCGCCATCTTCCTCTAGCCCCGATCTACCGCCCGGCGTGGCGACGCAGTGA
- a CDS encoding cation:proton antiporter → MASPLELTALLLTLSALFGWINGLTFRMPRTIGLLLLGLFVAIALILAEIFFPQQTPYDEVARSLGELDFTGLVIDGMLAFILFAGALHTDFRALHSLRGPVAYLALVGPLLSTLIVGLSFWWLCQFMSLPVTLPWALVFGALICPTDPISILAILKSAGLPNRLQMELKGEAMFNDGVGIVLFTFLVGIASGHESPHVEQAALEILWAAGGGLALGATTGYLAYRAMRAIDDFAVEVLITLALVTATYAIAERIGASGPISTVAAGLLVGSRASKDAMSEETENYVSALWTMIDQVLNSVLFLLIGLEVLIVAPAPENFVVAALAIPLVLLARVAAIGVPFLLPVRLDIKPRNMVFLSWAGIHGGISVALALAIPPGDAKPIILAATYAVVLFSLIVQALTLRPLAQWLNLSGANEEPKKGASDPASHGSEK, encoded by the coding sequence TTGGCTTCACCTCTTGAACTGACGGCACTTCTCCTGACTCTGTCGGCCCTCTTTGGTTGGATAAATGGCCTGACATTTCGCATGCCGCGGACCATCGGCCTGCTGCTTCTGGGGCTCTTCGTCGCGATCGCACTAATCCTGGCGGAGATATTCTTCCCTCAGCAGACGCCATACGACGAGGTGGCCCGCTCCCTGGGCGAACTCGACTTCACCGGGTTGGTGATCGATGGAATGCTGGCGTTCATCCTCTTCGCCGGGGCGCTGCATACCGACTTCCGCGCGCTACACAGCCTGCGGGGGCCTGTCGCTTACCTGGCCCTCGTCGGGCCCCTTCTTTCCACGCTGATCGTAGGCCTGAGTTTCTGGTGGCTGTGCCAGTTCATGAGCCTGCCCGTCACGCTTCCCTGGGCCCTCGTCTTCGGCGCGCTGATCTGCCCGACCGATCCCATTTCCATCCTGGCGATCCTCAAAAGTGCCGGGCTGCCTAACCGGCTCCAGATGGAACTCAAGGGCGAAGCCATGTTCAACGACGGCGTCGGGATCGTGCTCTTTACGTTTCTTGTCGGCATCGCCTCCGGTCATGAGTCGCCGCATGTGGAACAGGCCGCGCTGGAAATACTCTGGGCAGCGGGCGGTGGCCTGGCCCTCGGCGCCACCACTGGCTACCTCGCCTATCGAGCAATGCGCGCCATCGATGATTTCGCGGTCGAAGTGCTGATCACCCTTGCTCTGGTGACGGCGACTTACGCCATTGCAGAGCGTATCGGAGCGAGCGGTCCCATTTCGACGGTGGCTGCGGGCCTGCTCGTGGGAAGTCGGGCTTCCAAGGACGCAATGAGCGAGGAAACGGAGAACTATGTTTCAGCACTCTGGACGATGATCGATCAGGTTCTCAATTCGGTGCTTTTCCTGTTGATCGGATTGGAAGTCCTCATCGTGGCTCCCGCACCGGAAAACTTCGTCGTCGCCGCTCTTGCCATCCCCTTGGTTCTGCTCGCCAGAGTGGCCGCTATCGGTGTGCCGTTCCTGTTGCCCGTCAGGCTCGACATCAAGCCCAGGAACATGGTCTTCCTCAGCTGGGCAGGAATACACGGGGGCATCTCCGTTGCGCTCGCCTTGGCGATCCCGCCCGGGGACGCCAAGCCGATTATCCTCGCCGCGACCTACGCAGTGGTGCTTTTTTCCCTGATCGTCCAGGCCTTGACCCTGCGTCCGCTAGCGCAGTGGCTGAACCTGTCCGGCGCAAACGAGGAGCCGAAGAAGGGCGCGTCCGACCCCGCGAGTCATGGCAGCGAGAAGTAG
- a CDS encoding YciI family protein, with protein MKYLCIVYSDHDSEAPESPDSVSVKDACIEQDLALFKAGKLHMASPLKGPETSVVLKARDGRVLRTDGPFIETKEWIAGFMVIEAQDLDEAIDLAMSGPPVGILELRPILDEQHSKTGQDRSIFFNREDQP; from the coding sequence ATGAAGTACCTTTGCATCGTCTATTCGGACCACGACTCAGAAGCGCCGGAAAGTCCGGATAGCGTAAGCGTCAAGGATGCATGCATTGAACAGGATTTAGCGCTGTTCAAGGCCGGCAAACTCCACATGGCCAGCCCCTTGAAGGGACCGGAGACCTCGGTGGTGCTGAAGGCGCGCGATGGCCGCGTCTTGCGGACCGACGGACCGTTCATTGAAACAAAGGAATGGATAGCCGGATTTATGGTCATAGAGGCGCAAGATCTCGACGAAGCGATCGACCTGGCGATGAGCGGTCCGCCGGTCGGCATTCTCGAGTTGCGCCCCATCCTCGATGAGCAACACAGCAAGACCGGACAGGATCGCTCCATCTTCTTCAACCGCGAGGACCAACCATGA
- the msrA gene encoding peptide-methionine (S)-S-oxide reductase MsrA yields MATERAVLAGGCFWGMQDLIRRRPGVISTRVGYTGGDVQNATYRNHGTHAEAIEITYDPSQTTYRQLLEFFFQIHDPTTLNRQGNDRGTSYRSAIFFTSDEQKAIALDTIADVEASGLWPGKVVTEVEPVGDFWEAEPEHQDYLERIPNGYTCHFPRPNWVLPHRTGSAA; encoded by the coding sequence ATGGCGACTGAACGTGCTGTTCTGGCCGGTGGATGCTTCTGGGGCATGCAGGACCTCATCCGCAGGCGTCCGGGCGTAATCTCGACTCGGGTCGGGTACACAGGTGGGGATGTGCAGAACGCGACGTATCGCAACCACGGCACCCACGCGGAGGCGATCGAGATCACCTACGATCCCTCGCAAACCACCTATCGCCAATTGCTGGAGTTCTTCTTCCAGATCCACGATCCGACGACGCTCAACCGTCAAGGAAACGATCGCGGCACGAGCTACCGTTCGGCGATCTTCTTCACCAGCGATGAGCAGAAGGCGATTGCGCTCGACACGATCGCGGACGTCGAAGCATCCGGGCTATGGCCAGGCAAGGTCGTCACCGAAGTCGAACCAGTCGGTGATTTCTGGGAAGCCGAGCCTGAGCACCAGGACTACCTTGAGCGCATCCCGAACGGATACACCTGTCATTTTCCGCGTCCGAACTGGGTGCTGCCTCACAGGACCGGATCTGCAGCCTAA
- the msrB gene encoding peptide-methionine (R)-S-oxide reductase MsrB: MAAYKKTEEAIASLTPEEYRVTQQSGTERPGTGALLHNKEPGIYVDIVSGEPLFASSDKYESGCGWPSFTKPIEPANVNELRDNSHGMIRTEVRSTYGDSHLGHVFPDGPVDRGGLRYCINSASLRFVPRAEMESQGYGAYLNQVEDI; encoded by the coding sequence ATGGCAGCCTACAAGAAGACAGAAGAAGCGATCGCCAGCCTGACCCCCGAGGAATATCGAGTGACGCAGCAGAGCGGAACCGAGCGCCCCGGGACCGGTGCCCTTCTCCATAACAAGGAGCCGGGCATCTATGTCGATATCGTCTCGGGCGAGCCGCTCTTCGCGTCCTCGGACAAGTACGAGTCCGGCTGCGGATGGCCGAGCTTCACCAAGCCGATCGAGCCCGCGAACGTAAATGAACTGCGCGACAACAGCCACGGAATGATCCGCACGGAAGTGCGTTCGACTTACGGTGATAGCCATCTCGGCCACGTCTTCCCCGACGGGCCGGTCGATCGCGGCGGCTTGCGCTACTGCATCAACTCGGCGTCGCTGCGCTTCGTGCCGCGCGCGGAGATGGAAAGCCAAGGCTACGGAGCCTATCTCAACCAAGTGGAGGATATCTGA